Genomic segment of Leuconostoc mesenteroides subsp. mesenteroides:
TATGTTTGATAGGCTTGTAACCGATATTCTAACATCCATTGGGGCTCATTCTTTTTGGCTGAAATTTGACGAATAATGTCTTCGTTTAACCCTTTTCCTGTTGAAAATACAGCCTGGTAGTTATCTTGAAACCCTAATTCGCTGGCCTTGTCATTTGAAATGGCTGCTTTTGTTTGATTAATAGCTTCTTGTCTGTCTATTTCCATCATCGAAACCTTTTTATTTCTCTACTGCTAATAGCTCATCCAGAGCATGCCAAGCCAAAGTTGCGCACTTTATTCGCGTGGGGAATTGCGTAACCCCTGCTAGAATTTGTGCTTCTCCAAGAAGTTTAGTATCTGCTACTTCCCCACGTGTCAGTTTTGAAAACTCCTCAAGTAAGGTAGCGACAGCTTCACGACGCTGTCCTACTACTAAATCTGTCATTATTGAAGACGAAGCCTTTGATATAGCGCAACCATCCCCATAAAAATATATATCTGTTACTTTATTGTCAGTCATCTCAAAAGCTAAGTCAATGATATCGCCACAAGTGGGATTGTATTTTCGAACATGATACGTTTCTGTCCCTGACATAGGCTTATAATGGTGCGGATGTTGGGCATATTCCATGACCGTTTGACGATATAAAAGATCTAAATTATGCAAACTCACGGTTAAAATACTCCTTAATATCTTCAATGACACGAATCAATCGATCGATTTCTCCACGCGTATTATAGATATACAAACTAATACGAACTGTCGCCGCAATATTCAAATATTTCATGAGTGGCTGTGCGCAATGATGCCCTGCACGAACCTCAATCCCTTCTTGATCCAAGGCCGTTGCTAAGTCGTGAGCATGGATTCCTGCTAAATTAAATGCCATCACACCTGAATGCTGTGCACTGTTTTGCGGACCATAAATAGTGACACCTGCAATACTTTTTAACTTCGGCAAAGCATAATCAACTAGAGACTGCTCATAGCTTTCAATTTCTTTCATTCCAATATTTGTCAGATAATCAATGGCGGCCCCTAAAGCAATTGCACCAGCAATATTGGGTGTTCCCGCCTCAAACC
This window contains:
- a CDS encoding SUF system NifU family Fe-S cluster assembly protein; the encoded protein is MSLHNLDLLYRQTVMEYAQHPHHYKPMSGTETYHVRKYNPTCGDIIDLAFEMTDNKVTDIYFYGDGCAISKASSSIMTDLVVGQRREAVATLLEEFSKLTRGEVADTKLLGEAQILAGVTQFPTRIKCATLAWHALDELLAVEK